A genomic segment from Pseudosulfitobacter sp. DSM 107133 encodes:
- a CDS encoding sarcosine oxidase subunit alpha family protein — translation MRVAGKGRVDRSTTVNFRFDGIDYQGFDGDTIASALLANDVRLMGRSFKYHRPRGVLTAGSEEPNALMTVGTGAAREPNVRATTQELYEGLEARSQNAFPSLNLDLLAVNDLAAPFLSAGFYYKTFMWPRAFWEKVYEPAIRRAAGLGALSGQADQDRYEKAFAFCDLLVIGAGPAGLMAALVAARSGADVILADEDAQMGGRLLAETDAVDGLAGADWAAEVLAELAGMDNVRLMTRTTVTGAYDQGTYGALERVSHHIARPDGRLPRETFWRIVAQRSILAAGALERPIAFQNNDRPGIMTAGAVRAYLNRWGVAPGRAVTVFANNDAAHRTALDLIDAGVHVTAVLDSRPDAQTQGDYRLIRGAQVCNSTGRTGLDAITYRTTSGQDKLATDCLAMSGGWNPSVHLTCHMNGRPVWDDSLASFVPMAGAIPGMTVAGAALGVFSTQGCLTSGAEAARAVLRDLGRSVADVAVPVADDAAYAISPLWAVAGKGRAWLDFQNDVTVKDVKQAATENFRSVEHMKRYTTQGMATDQGKNSNVGALAVLADATGRGIPETGTTTFRPPYTPVTLAALGAGARGKGFAPERLTTSHAASIAMGAPMIEAGLWYRPSYFPRRGESNWRQSCDREVGYVRNAVGVCDVSTLGKIDIQGPDAARLLDFAYTNMFSTLNVGRVRYGLMLREDGFVMDDGTTARLGERHFVMTTTTAAAGPVMRHLEFITQALHPEWDVRIMSVTEQWAQFALAGPKARDLVNGLVETAIDNDSWPFMACGPVRVAGIDARLFRISFSGEHAYELAVPARYGDALFRVLVKRAEALEGGAYGMEALNVLRIEKGFITHSEIDGRVTAFDIGMERMISTKKDCIGKTMAARAGLVDEDRAQLVGLKPAGAIKKLTAGAHLYSEGSDAVPENDQGYVTSVAFSPDFGHYIGLGFVRDGAERHGDRLRFVDALRGIDTVVEVCAPVFLDPEGGRARG, via the coding sequence ATGAGGGTTGCAGGCAAGGGGCGCGTCGACCGCAGCACCACGGTGAATTTCCGCTTTGACGGGATCGACTATCAGGGCTTTGACGGCGACACGATTGCCTCGGCGTTGTTGGCAAACGATGTGCGGCTGATGGGCCGTTCTTTCAAATACCACCGCCCGCGCGGCGTGCTGACGGCGGGCAGCGAGGAACCCAATGCGCTGATGACGGTGGGCACGGGGGCAGCGCGCGAACCCAACGTGCGGGCCACCACGCAAGAGCTGTACGAAGGATTGGAAGCGCGGTCGCAGAATGCGTTCCCTTCGCTGAATCTTGATCTGCTGGCGGTCAACGATCTGGCCGCGCCGTTTCTGTCGGCAGGGTTCTATTACAAGACATTCATGTGGCCGCGCGCCTTTTGGGAGAAGGTGTACGAACCGGCGATCCGGCGCGCCGCTGGCCTTGGTGCGCTGAGCGGACAAGCGGATCAGGACCGCTACGAGAAAGCCTTTGCCTTCTGCGATCTGCTGGTGATCGGCGCGGGCCCTGCGGGTCTGATGGCGGCGCTGGTTGCGGCGCGGTCGGGGGCCGATGTGATACTGGCCGACGAAGACGCGCAGATGGGCGGGCGGTTGCTGGCCGAGACAGATGCGGTCGACGGGCTGGCGGGGGCCGATTGGGCCGCCGAAGTGCTGGCCGAACTGGCAGGCATGGACAACGTGCGCCTGATGACACGCACCACGGTTACCGGGGCCTATGATCAGGGCACTTATGGCGCGCTGGAACGGGTGTCGCACCACATCGCGCGCCCCGACGGGCGGCTGCCGCGCGAGACCTTCTGGCGGATTGTCGCACAGCGCAGCATTCTGGCCGCGGGCGCGCTGGAGCGGCCCATCGCGTTCCAGAACAACGACCGCCCCGGTATCATGACGGCGGGGGCCGTGCGCGCCTATCTGAACCGTTGGGGCGTTGCTCCGGGCAGGGCGGTCACCGTCTTTGCCAACAACGACGCGGCCCACCGCACCGCGCTGGACCTGATTGACGCGGGCGTTCATGTGACCGCCGTGCTCGACAGCCGCCCGGATGCGCAGACGCAGGGCGATTATCGCCTGATCCGTGGTGCGCAGGTGTGCAACAGCACGGGCCGCACGGGGCTGGATGCGATCACCTACCGGACCACCTCGGGACAGGACAAGCTGGCGACCGACTGTCTGGCCATGTCCGGTGGTTGGAACCCCTCGGTGCATCTGACCTGCCATATGAACGGACGGCCCGTATGGGACGACAGCCTTGCCAGCTTTGTGCCGATGGCGGGGGCGATTCCGGGCATGACCGTTGCAGGGGCGGCACTGGGCGTGTTTTCGACCCAAGGCTGCCTGACCTCTGGCGCCGAGGCTGCTCGGGCGGTGCTGCGCGACTTGGGCCGGTCGGTGGCGGATGTCGCGGTGCCGGTGGCCGATGATGCCGCTTATGCGATTTCCCCGCTGTGGGCCGTGGCGGGCAAGGGGCGCGCCTGGCTGGACTTCCAGAACGACGTGACGGTCAAGGATGTGAAGCAGGCCGCCACCGAAAACTTCCGCTCGGTCGAACATATGAAACGCTATACCACGCAAGGGATGGCGACCGATCAGGGCAAGAACTCGAATGTGGGCGCGCTGGCGGTGCTGGCCGACGCGACGGGGCGCGGCATTCCCGAGACCGGCACCACAACCTTCCGCCCGCCCTATACGCCGGTCACCCTGGCCGCCCTTGGCGCGGGCGCGCGGGGCAAGGGGTTTGCGCCCGAACGTCTGACCACTTCGCATGCTGCCAGCATCGCCATGGGCGCGCCGATGATCGAGGCGGGGCTTTGGTATCGCCCCAGCTATTTCCCGCGCAGGGGCGAAAGCAACTGGCGACAATCCTGTGACCGCGAGGTCGGCTATGTGCGCAACGCCGTGGGCGTTTGCGACGTGTCCACGCTGGGCAAGATCGACATTCAGGGGCCGGATGCCGCCAGGCTGCTGGATTTCGCCTATACCAACATGTTTTCCACGCTCAATGTCGGGCGGGTGCGCTATGGTCTGATGCTGCGCGAAGACGGGTTCGTGATGGACGACGGCACCACCGCACGGCTGGGTGAGAGGCATTTTGTCATGACCACCACAACCGCCGCCGCGGGGCCAGTGATGCGCCATCTGGAGTTTATCACGCAGGCGCTGCATCCCGAGTGGGATGTGCGGATCATGTCTGTCACCGAGCAATGGGCACAGTTTGCCCTCGCAGGCCCAAAAGCGCGCGATCTGGTAAACGGGCTGGTTGAGACGGCGATTGACAATGACAGCTGGCCTTTCATGGCCTGCGGTCCGGTGCGTGTGGCAGGGATCGACGCGCGGCTGTTCCGCATCTCGTTCTCGGGCGAACATGCCTATGAACTGGCGGTGCCCGCGCGCTATGGCGATGCGCTGTTCCGGGTGCTGGTCAAACGGGCCGAGGCGCTGGAGGGCGGGGCCTACGGCATGGAGGCACTGAACGTGCTGCGCATCGAAAAGGGCTTTATCACCCATTCCGAGATCGACGGTCGGGTTACTGCCTTTGACATCGGCATGGAGCGGATGATCTCGACCAAAAAGGACTGTATCGGCAAGACGATGGCCGCGCGCGCGGGTCTGGTGGACGAGGACCGTGCCCAGCTGGTGGGGCTCAAACCCGCGGGGGCCATCAAGAAACTGACCGCAGGGGCGCATTTGTATTCCGAAGGGTCTGATGCGGTGCCTGAAAACGATCAGGGCTATGTGACCTCGGTCGCCTTCTCGCCCGACTTTGGCCATTACATCGGCCTTGGTTTTGTCCGCGACGGGGCAGAGCGGCACGGCGACCGCTTGCGATTTGTGGACGCCCTGCGCGGCATCGAC
- a CDS encoding sarcosine oxidase subunit delta: MRLPCPICGERDRREFYYQGAALALHRPAPDADATAWDDYVHLRENLPGDLDELWSHDAGCGAWLVVTRNTVTHAVSGARLASEVAQ, from the coding sequence ATGCGCTTGCCTTGTCCGATTTGCGGAGAACGGGACCGCCGCGAGTTTTATTATCAAGGGGCCGCGCTGGCGCTGCACCGGCCTGCGCCGGATGCGGATGCGACTGCGTGGGACGATTATGTGCACCTGCGCGAGAACCTGCCCGGCGATCTGGACGAGCTGTGGAGCCATGACGCAGGCTGTGGCGCGTGGCTGGTGGTGACGCGCAACACGGTGACCCATGCGGTATCAGGCGCGCGGCTGGCGTCAGAGGTGGCGCAATGA
- a CDS encoding sarcosine oxidase subunit beta family protein produces MGFDRLTKGFSGLRVLKEGLTGNTGWTPHWRDPAPKPEYDIIIIGGGGHGLATAHYLASQHGITNVAVLEKGYLGGGNVGRNTTIVRANYMLPGNSEFYSHSLKLWEGLEEDLNYNVMHSQRGIINLFHSDGQRDGFARRGNQMIAQGDDAILLDRAGVKRVLPYLDFDQTRFPIYGGLYHKRGGTARHDAVAWGFARSADSRGVDLIQNCEVTGIDIENGAVRGVQTTRGAIRAKKVGMVVAGRSSQVAAMAGMRLPIESHVLQAFVTEGLKPCIDHVVTYGMGHFYISQSDKGGLVFGGDLDMYSSYGARGNLPTAEHVVEAAMTLMPVIGKARMLRSWGGIMDMTPDGSPVIDRTHIDGLYVNCGWCYGGFKATPASGHTFAHLLATDTPHPVATAHRLDRFRTGRGILDEEASGSQHNLH; encoded by the coding sequence ATGGGCTTTGATCGGTTGACGAAAGGGTTCTCCGGCCTGCGGGTTCTGAAAGAGGGCCTGACCGGCAACACCGGCTGGACACCACACTGGCGCGACCCTGCGCCCAAGCCCGAATATGACATCATCATTATCGGCGGTGGCGGTCACGGGCTGGCCACGGCGCATTATCTGGCATCGCAACATGGCATCACCAATGTGGCGGTGCTGGAAAAAGGATACCTTGGCGGCGGCAACGTGGGGCGTAACACCACGATTGTGCGCGCCAACTACATGCTGCCCGGCAATTCCGAGTTCTACAGCCATTCGCTGAAACTGTGGGAAGGGTTGGAAGAAGACCTGAACTACAACGTGATGCATTCCCAGCGCGGCATCATCAACCTGTTCCATTCCGACGGGCAGCGCGACGGTTTTGCGCGGCGTGGCAACCAGATGATCGCACAGGGCGACGACGCCATCCTGTTGGACCGCGCAGGCGTAAAGCGGGTGCTGCCCTATCTGGATTTCGACCAGACCCGCTTTCCGATCTATGGCGGGCTGTACCACAAACGCGGCGGCACCGCGCGCCATGATGCGGTGGCCTGGGGCTTTGCGCGCAGTGCCGACAGCCGGGGCGTTGATCTGATCCAGAACTGCGAAGTCACCGGCATCGACATTGAAAACGGGGCCGTGCGCGGGGTGCAGACCACGCGCGGGGCGATCCGCGCCAAAAAGGTCGGTATGGTGGTCGCGGGCCGGTCCAGCCAGGTGGCGGCGATGGCGGGGATGCGGCTGCCGATTGAAAGCCACGTCCTGCAGGCCTTTGTCACCGAGGGGCTGAAACCCTGTATCGACCATGTGGTGACCTATGGCATGGGCCACTTCTATATCAGCCAGTCGGACAAGGGCGGGCTGGTCTTTGGCGGTGATCTGGACATGTATTCCAGCTACGGCGCGCGGGGCAACCTGCCCACCGCAGAACATGTGGTCGAGGCAGCGATGACCCTGATGCCGGTGATCGGCAAGGCGCGGATGCTGCGCAGTTGGGGCGGGATCATGGACATGACGCCTGATGGGTCACCGGTGATCGACCGCACCCATATCGACGGGCTCTATGTGAACTGCGGCTGGTGCTATGGCGGGTTCAAGGCGACACCAGCCTCGGGGCACACCTTTGCGCATTTGCTGGCCACGGACACACCGCATCCGGTTGCCACGGCGCACCGGCTGGACCGTTTCCGCACCGGGCGGGGAATTTTGGACGAAGAGGCCAGCGGGTCTCAGCACAATCTACACTAG
- a CDS encoding Glu/Leu/Phe/Val dehydrogenase, translating to MSNVQEPSFRESVDLMFNRAVALMDLPPGLEEKIRVCNATYTVRFGVRLRGKIQTFTGYRSVHSEHMEPVKGGIRYSLGVNQDEVEALAALMTYKCALVEAPFGGSKGGLCIDPREYEEHELELITRRFAYELAKRDLIHPSQNVPAPDMGTGEREMAWIADQYARMNTTDINAKACVTGKPPHAGGIQGRVEATGRGVQYALQEFFRHPQDVAKANLTGTLEGKRVIVQGLGNVGYHAAKFLSEEDGALVTGIIERDGALTDAKGVDVEAVAKWIREHGGVKGYPNATYVEDGSSVLEADCDIMIPAALEGVINLGNAERVKAPLIIEAANGPVTAGADDILREKGCVIIPDMFANAGGVTVSYFEWVKNLSHIRFGRMGRRQEEARHQLIVEELERLSKDKELGWTLSPDFKTKYLRGAGELELVRSGLEDTMRTAYQAMAEVWRSRDDVKDLRTAAYLVSIDRVATSYRAKGL from the coding sequence ATGAGCAACGTGCAAGAACCCAGTTTCCGCGAAAGCGTGGATTTGATGTTCAACAGGGCTGTCGCATTGATGGATTTGCCGCCCGGCCTTGAAGAGAAAATCCGGGTTTGCAACGCCACATACACGGTACGCTTTGGCGTGCGCCTGCGCGGCAAGATCCAGACCTTTACCGGATACCGCTCGGTTCACTCGGAGCATATGGAGCCGGTCAAGGGGGGGATCCGCTATTCGCTGGGCGTGAACCAGGACGAGGTCGAGGCGCTGGCGGCCCTGATGACCTACAAATGCGCCCTGGTCGAGGCACCCTTTGGCGGCTCAAAGGGTGGTTTGTGCATCGACCCGCGCGAATACGAGGAACACGAGCTTGAGCTGATCACCCGCCGTTTTGCCTATGAGCTGGCCAAACGCGACCTGATCCATCCCAGCCAGAACGTACCGGCCCCTGACATGGGCACGGGTGAACGTGAAATGGCATGGATTGCCGATCAGTATGCGCGGATGAACACCACAGACATCAACGCCAAGGCCTGCGTGACGGGTAAACCACCCCATGCGGGCGGGATTCAGGGCCGTGTCGAAGCGACGGGGCGCGGCGTGCAATATGCGCTGCAAGAGTTCTTTCGCCATCCGCAGGACGTGGCCAAGGCCAACCTGACCGGCACGCTGGAAGGCAAGCGCGTGATCGTGCAGGGTCTGGGCAACGTGGGGTATCACGCTGCCAAGTTCCTGTCAGAGGAAGATGGCGCGTTGGTGACTGGCATTATCGAACGCGACGGCGCGCTGACCGATGCCAAGGGTGTTGATGTCGAAGCGGTGGCAAAATGGATCCGTGAACATGGCGGTGTCAAAGGTTACCCCAACGCGACCTATGTCGAGGATGGTTCATCAGTGCTTGAGGCCGATTGTGACATCATGATCCCGGCGGCGCTTGAGGGGGTGATCAACCTTGGCAACGCCGAGCGCGTCAAGGCGCCCCTGATTATCGAGGCTGCGAACGGTCCGGTGACGGCGGGGGCTGACGACATCCTGCGCGAAAAGGGCTGTGTGATCATTCCAGACATGTTTGCCAACGCGGGCGGTGTGACGGTGTCCTATTTCGAATGGGTCAAGAACCTGAGCCACATCCGCTTTGGCCGTATGGGGCGGCGTCAGGAAGAGGCGCGCCACCAGCTGATCGTGGAAGAACTGGAGCGGCTGTCCAAGGACAAGGAACTGGGCTGGACCCTGTCGCCTGATTTCAAGACCAAATACCTGCGCGGCGCGGGGGAGCTTGAACTGGTGCGCTCGGGTCTCGAAGACACGATGCGCACGGCCTATCAGGCCATGGCCGAGGTCTGGCGCTCGCGCGACGATGTCAAGGATCTGCGCACCGCTGCCTATCTGGTGTCGATTGACCGCGTGGCGACCAGCTATCGCGCCAAAGGTCTGTGA
- a CDS encoding TadE/TadG family type IV pilus assembly protein, which produces MTRIFRDTKTGSVSAHTCGLRGSMRAFVDDDDGSMTIFACFLLMMMLLVGGIGVDLMRGEMERTRLQNTIDRAVLAAADLDQQMSPEAVVTDYFEKSGLGDYLQSVTVDEGLNYRTVTARARTSSKTQFMRLMGVSELNVPAVGTASERIANVEISLVLDISGSMSSNSKIENLRDAAGVFVDTVIRPETDDLVSLSLVPYSEHVNAGKMIFDELNTIHRHNFSYCLEIPDSEFSSAAFDLTRTYDQMQHFQWNYDGYNNDRTDTVCPQYNYETITPLSQNATRLKAQISKFQPRAGTSIFLGMKWATALLDPSFRPVVNNLITDNNIDSAFSGRPVAYDDQETLKTIILMTDGKNDRSNRIADWAYDSSSDYVHWSNYNFNWYLSRYVNYYDRKYFYVSNYYTASQGDYLLDNICDAAKEKGIVIWAIGFEVDDHGAEQMKNCASTPSHFFRVEGVEITEAFKAIARTINQLRLTQ; this is translated from the coding sequence ATGACACGCATTTTTCGTGACACGAAAACCGGATCAGTCTCGGCACATACCTGCGGTTTGCGCGGATCAATGCGTGCATTCGTCGATGACGACGATGGGTCGATGACCATTTTCGCCTGCTTCCTCTTGATGATGATGCTGCTGGTTGGCGGCATCGGTGTCGACCTGATGCGCGGCGAAATGGAGCGCACGCGGCTTCAGAACACAATCGACCGCGCGGTTCTGGCCGCCGCCGATCTGGACCAACAGATGTCACCCGAAGCGGTGGTCACCGACTATTTCGAAAAATCCGGTCTGGGCGACTATTTGCAAAGCGTCACAGTGGACGAGGGTCTGAACTACCGGACCGTTACGGCGCGCGCCCGGACCAGCTCGAAAACCCAGTTCATGAGACTGATGGGCGTGTCGGAATTGAACGTGCCCGCCGTTGGCACTGCCAGCGAACGGATTGCCAATGTCGAAATTTCGCTGGTTCTGGATATTTCCGGCTCGATGTCCTCGAACAGCAAGATCGAGAACCTGCGCGATGCAGCAGGTGTTTTTGTCGATACTGTCATCCGCCCCGAAACCGACGATCTCGTGTCCCTGTCGCTGGTGCCCTATTCCGAGCATGTGAACGCCGGTAAAATGATTTTTGACGAACTGAATACCATTCACCGTCACAACTTTTCATATTGCCTGGAAATACCGGATTCGGAATTCAGCTCTGCCGCGTTTGACTTGACCCGCACCTATGACCAGATGCAGCACTTTCAATGGAACTATGACGGTTACAACAACGACCGCACGGATACCGTTTGCCCGCAATACAACTATGAAACAATCACACCACTTAGCCAGAACGCCACACGCCTGAAAGCACAGATTAGCAAATTCCAGCCCCGTGCCGGTACGTCGATCTTTCTGGGTATGAAATGGGCCACCGCCCTTCTGGACCCGTCCTTTCGCCCTGTCGTCAACAACCTGATCACAGACAACAACATCGACAGCGCGTTTTCTGGGCGTCCCGTTGCCTATGACGATCAGGAAACCCTGAAAACCATCATTCTGATGACCGATGGCAAGAACGACCGCTCGAACCGCATCGCCGACTGGGCCTATGACTCCAGCAGCGACTACGTTCACTGGAGCAACTACAACTTCAACTGGTACCTCAGCCGCTACGTCAACTATTATGACCGCAAGTACTTTTATGTATCGAACTACTACACAGCCTCGCAAGGCGACTATTTGCTGGACAACATTTGCGACGCCGCCAAGGAAAAGGGCATTGTGATCTGGGCCATCGGCTTCGAGGTCGACGACCACGGTGCCGAGCAGATGAAGAACTGCGCCTCGACACCCAGCCACTTTTTCCGGGTCGAAGGTGTCGAGATCACCGAAGCGTTCAAGGCCATTGCCCGCACCATCAACCAACTGAGGCTGACACAATGA
- a CDS encoding TadE/TadG family type IV pilus assembly protein, which produces MIRKFIKSLRRFKKDDRGFMLVEFALAIPLIFTMFLTSVELGIYTTRQIFLDRGMEMTIRLVRLNTGKNYSHAELKDSICHFSGFLPDCDTRLRLEMNPIDMRDFAGFQGTADCIDTSEPVTPLRSFSHGSDHSIMLMRGCYMFDPVFRMNGLGESFAENGDGAGHAKMVSVAAFVQEPR; this is translated from the coding sequence ATGATACGCAAGTTCATCAAAAGCCTGCGCAGGTTCAAAAAAGACGACCGCGGCTTTATGCTGGTCGAATTCGCGCTGGCGATCCCGCTGATCTTCACCATGTTCCTGACCTCGGTGGAACTGGGCATCTATACGACCCGCCAGATTTTTCTGGACCGCGGCATGGAGATGACCATTCGCCTGGTGCGCCTGAACACCGGCAAGAATTATTCACATGCCGAGCTCAAGGACAGTATCTGCCATTTCTCCGGCTTCCTGCCCGATTGCGACACCCGGTTGCGGTTGGAAATGAACCCGATTGATATGCGGGATTTTGCCGGCTTCCAGGGCACCGCGGATTGCATTGACACCTCGGAACCGGTGACGCCGCTGCGCAGTTTTTCGCATGGCTCCGACCATTCGATCATGCTGATGCGCGGCTGCTATATGTTCGATCCGGTGTTCCGCATGAACGGCTTGGGGGAGAGCTTTGCCGAAAATGGCGATGGCGCTGGTCATGCCAAAATGGTCAGTGTCGCGGCCTTTGTACAGGAGCCACGCTAA